Proteins found in one Candidatus Binatia bacterium genomic segment:
- a CDS encoding cation:proton antiporter has product MKDLGFANAAIALAAGMFAQVLAARMAIPSIVLLLVAGTLLGPDVLGWLDPGAFGAGRADLVTLAVIVILFEGGLALDINRLRAQQKSLLLLLTLGAALSMLVGTLAAYAILDMPGSVAILYGSLMIVTGPTVVKPLLSRIKLARRVRELLVSEGVLIDPIGAIVALVAAEWVIGQHDLVVSGGLVVFRLALGGAVGFAAGWILAEIMKRRWIPEDLVNPSVLGIAVVVAALASRISAEAGLMAAVAQGITMANRSVPDVGRLREFKETLTLILLSFLFVVLAADLSLSEVTALGWDGLLVVALVAWVARPLGVFLSTIGSDLSWKERAFVAWICPRGIVAAAVAGFFHNLLDEAEIPGGASLEALVFVTVAATVTLQGLTARPLANLLKIDFPSLQGTLVIGASRFSRLVARTLVDLGRNVVLVDRNPSLCRAAQSEGLVAITGDAFSLDDLERAGGRYADTVLAITTNASLNELAAKRVHENLLVERVLAIHENSEDDDSQLFPGNFPGVDEANRLVRLGRLETVEHEVEAAEWKGRKLSELPYAEGEFAIALRRGDSVLVATAGEVLAVGDRLSCARPSGATSNLHTDLLSGSSPSEAS; this is encoded by the coding sequence GTGAAGGACCTGGGGTTCGCAAACGCCGCCATCGCCCTCGCTGCCGGCATGTTCGCCCAGGTTCTCGCAGCCCGGATGGCGATTCCGAGCATCGTCCTTCTCCTGGTGGCGGGGACCCTGCTGGGGCCCGACGTCCTGGGCTGGCTCGACCCGGGAGCCTTCGGGGCCGGCCGGGCCGACCTGGTGACGCTCGCCGTCATCGTGATCCTCTTCGAAGGCGGGCTCGCCCTCGACATCAATCGGCTCCGGGCACAGCAAAAGAGCCTCCTGCTCCTCCTGACCCTCGGAGCGGCACTCTCGATGCTCGTCGGCACACTCGCCGCGTACGCCATCCTCGACATGCCCGGATCCGTAGCGATCCTCTACGGCTCCCTCATGATCGTGACGGGCCCGACGGTCGTGAAGCCCCTCCTCTCCCGGATCAAGCTCGCTCGGCGTGTGCGCGAGCTGCTCGTGAGCGAGGGCGTACTGATCGACCCCATCGGAGCAATCGTCGCTCTGGTCGCAGCGGAGTGGGTCATCGGCCAACACGACCTGGTGGTCTCTGGCGGGCTCGTCGTATTCCGCCTGGCACTGGGAGGCGCGGTCGGCTTCGCCGCCGGCTGGATCCTCGCTGAGATCATGAAACGACGATGGATCCCCGAGGATCTCGTGAACCCGAGCGTTCTCGGTATCGCCGTCGTCGTCGCCGCACTCGCGAGCCGCATCTCGGCGGAAGCCGGCCTGATGGCCGCGGTCGCCCAGGGCATCACGATGGCGAATCGATCGGTTCCGGACGTGGGCCGACTTCGTGAGTTCAAAGAAACGCTCACGTTGATCCTTCTGTCGTTCCTCTTCGTGGTCCTCGCTGCCGACCTGAGTCTGTCCGAGGTCACCGCGCTCGGCTGGGACGGGCTGCTCGTCGTCGCACTCGTCGCCTGGGTGGCGCGCCCCCTGGGCGTCTTTCTCTCGACCATCGGCAGCGACCTGTCCTGGAAGGAGCGCGCCTTCGTCGCGTGGATCTGTCCGCGCGGCATCGTCGCGGCCGCCGTCGCCGGCTTCTTCCACAACCTTCTGGACGAGGCCGAGATCCCCGGAGGCGCTTCTCTCGAAGCCCTGGTCTTTGTCACTGTCGCCGCGACCGTGACCCTCCAAGGCCTCACCGCACGACCGCTCGCCAACCTGCTGAAAATCGACTTCCCCTCGTTGCAGGGGACACTCGTCATCGGCGCAAGCCGCTTCTCGCGTCTGGTTGCGCGAACGCTGGTCGATCTCGGGCGAAACGTCGTCCTCGTCGACCGCAACCCATCGCTGTGCCGCGCCGCCCAGAGCGAAGGCCTCGTCGCAATTACCGGCGACGCCTTCTCGCTCGACGACCTCGAGCGAGCCGGCGGACGCTACGCCGATACCGTGCTCGCGATCACCACGAACGCCTCTCTGAACGAGCTCGCTGCGAAACGCGTTCACGAGAACCTCTTGGTCGAGCGCGTTCTCGCCATTCATGAAAACAGCGAGGACGACGACTCCCAGCTCTTCCCCGGCAACTTCCCGGGCGTCGATGAGGCCAATAGGCTCGTGCGCCTCGGCCGGCTGGAGACCGTGGAACACGAGGTCGAGGCGGCGGAGTGGAAGGGTCGTAAGCTCTCCGAGCTGCCGTACGCGGAAGGCGAGTTCGCGATCGCGCTTCGGCGCGGCGACTCCGTACTCGTCGCGACCGCCGGCGAGGTTCTCGCCGTCGGAGACCGACTCTCCTGTGCTCGACCGAGCGGCGCTACCAGCAACCTACACACCGACCTGCTCAGCGGTTCGAGCCCCTCCGAGGCATCCTGA
- a CDS encoding LLM class F420-dependent oxidoreductase — protein MKLGFFLNYSGARFDIPVERIQHAERLGFDSVWSAEAYGSDAITPLAFLAGKTEKLRLGTGIAQLAGRTPAMTAMQMGTIDELAGRGRAIAGLGVSGPQIVEGWYGQPWGKPYYRMRDYVEIMRKVFRREGPVEHDGREFQLPFKGDGALGIGKPLKSILHMNPDLPIWLATGNEAMVKLTAEIADGWLPMGFVPGMMKVYRPWLEEGFRRAGNGKSFANFEIQAQSQISITDDVKGALAAMKPVTALYVGGMGHEKKNFHKDQMERRGFAEAATRIQELFLAGKRQEAVDAVPDEYLDEGAMIGDETRITAKFRAWQDSGATGLTVHAAQPEAMELIARLAR, from the coding sequence ATGAAACTCGGCTTCTTCCTCAACTACTCCGGCGCGCGCTTCGACATCCCCGTCGAGAGGATCCAACACGCCGAACGTCTCGGGTTCGATTCGGTATGGAGCGCCGAGGCGTACGGCTCCGATGCGATCACTCCCCTCGCCTTCCTCGCCGGCAAGACGGAGAAGCTCCGGCTCGGAACCGGCATCGCCCAACTCGCCGGACGCACGCCGGCGATGACTGCGATGCAGATGGGAACGATCGACGAGTTGGCCGGACGCGGCCGCGCGATCGCCGGCCTCGGGGTGTCGGGACCCCAGATCGTCGAGGGTTGGTACGGTCAGCCGTGGGGTAAGCCGTACTACCGGATGCGCGACTACGTCGAGATCATGCGCAAGGTGTTCCGCCGCGAGGGACCGGTCGAGCACGACGGACGGGAGTTTCAGCTTCCGTTCAAAGGGGACGGCGCTCTCGGCATCGGGAAACCGCTGAAGTCGATCCTGCACATGAACCCGGACCTCCCCATCTGGCTCGCCACCGGCAACGAAGCGATGGTGAAACTCACCGCCGAGATCGCCGATGGCTGGCTGCCCATGGGCTTCGTGCCGGGCATGATGAAGGTCTACCGGCCGTGGCTGGAAGAGGGATTCCGTCGCGCGGGCAACGGAAAGTCGTTCGCGAACTTCGAGATCCAGGCCCAATCCCAGATCTCCATCACCGACGACGTCAAAGGCGCACTCGCCGCAATGAAGCCGGTCACGGCGCTCTACGTCGGCGGAATGGGCCACGAGAAGAAGAATTTCCACAAAGACCAGATGGAACGCCGTGGCTTCGCCGAAGCCGCGACCCGAATTCAGGAGCTCTTCCTCGCCGGGAAACGGCAGGAGGCCGTCGACGCGGTTCCCGACGAGTACCTAGACGAGGGCGCGATGATCGGCGACGAGACACGCATCACGGCCAAGTTCCGCGCATGGCAGGACTCCGGCGCGACCGGCCTGACGGTCCACGCCGCACAGCCCGAGGCCATGGAACTGATCGCGCGCCTCGCGCGCTGA
- a CDS encoding MATE family efflux transporter, translating to MSAPRAEPDSVENHEFVRAPNRALLRLAFPVLFSLIAEPLTGIADTAFVARLGSTPLAALGVAVTLLSSLFWVFNFLGIGTQTAVAQAFGRGELSTAREAGTSAAVLAVALGTTMALLAWPWLDSLASFMGADGPMADDAVAYLGIRFLAAPAILATMAAFGALRGLQDMRTPFLIAVSLNVVNIALDGVLIFGLGPVPAFGLRGAAWATVASQWFGATWALLAARSALGGMAPLRLAPVTALLVVGRDLAARTGLLLVFLLLATRAATQIGPHEGAAQQAVRQVWMLAAFLLDAFAASAQSLIGFFVGAGDRALARRVARVACAWGLGAGVGVTVLFGLAESQIAWLLVPVEAREAFAAVWFVAIVAQPLNALAFVTDGIHWGTGDYRYLRNVMVLASGVGALVLALLDRSEAGAFVWVWIVTDVWIGVRASFGLLRVWPGIGRAPLREMG from the coding sequence GTGAGCGCGCCACGGGCGGAACCGGACTCCGTTGAGAACCACGAGTTCGTTCGCGCTCCGAATCGGGCGCTCCTTCGTCTGGCGTTCCCGGTTCTGTTCTCCCTGATCGCCGAGCCTCTTACGGGCATCGCCGACACCGCATTCGTCGCCCGTCTTGGTTCGACCCCTCTCGCGGCGCTCGGCGTCGCGGTGACGCTCCTGAGCAGTCTGTTCTGGGTGTTCAATTTTCTGGGCATTGGGACGCAGACGGCCGTCGCGCAGGCGTTTGGTCGCGGCGAGTTGTCGACTGCGCGGGAAGCCGGCACGTCGGCGGCCGTCTTGGCGGTCGCCCTCGGTACGACGATGGCGCTGCTCGCCTGGCCGTGGCTCGATTCCCTCGCCTCGTTCATGGGCGCTGACGGGCCGATGGCCGACGACGCGGTCGCCTACCTTGGGATCCGTTTCCTTGCGGCGCCAGCGATTCTCGCGACGATGGCGGCCTTCGGCGCGTTGCGCGGCCTCCAGGACATGCGGACGCCCTTCTTGATCGCTGTCAGCCTGAACGTGGTGAACATCGCGCTCGATGGTGTCCTGATCTTCGGCCTGGGACCGGTCCCGGCGTTCGGCCTGCGCGGCGCCGCCTGGGCGACGGTAGCGAGTCAGTGGTTCGGCGCGACGTGGGCACTTCTTGCAGCGCGTTCCGCGCTTGGTGGGATGGCGCCGCTACGCCTTGCCCCTGTCACGGCCTTGCTCGTCGTGGGACGCGATCTCGCTGCTCGTACGGGGCTGCTCCTGGTGTTCCTTCTTCTCGCCACCCGGGCGGCAACGCAGATCGGGCCGCATGAGGGCGCCGCGCAGCAGGCGGTGCGGCAGGTCTGGATGCTGGCGGCGTTCCTCCTCGATGCGTTTGCTGCGAGTGCGCAAAGCCTGATCGGCTTCTTCGTAGGAGCTGGCGACCGTGCTCTGGCGCGACGGGTGGCGCGGGTCGCCTGTGCGTGGGGCCTTGGTGCCGGGGTCGGGGTCACGGTGCTCTTCGGCCTCGCCGAAAGCCAGATCGCGTGGCTTCTCGTTCCGGTGGAAGCGAGGGAGGCGTTCGCCGCCGTGTGGTTCGTCGCGATCGTCGCGCAGCCGTTGAACGCTCTTGCGTTCGTGACCGACGGTATCCACTGGGGGACGGGGGACTACCGGTACCTGCGCAACGTCATGGTCCTGGCGAGTGGCGTCGGTGCGCTGGTCCTCGCACTGCTCGATCGAAGCGAGGCGGGTGCCTTCGTTTGGGTCTGGATAGTCACTGACGTGTGGATCGGTGTTCGCGCGTCGTTCGGGCTCCTGCGCGTCTGGCCTGGGATCGGACGGGCGCCCCTTCGCGAAATGGGATGA
- a CDS encoding sugar ABC transporter permease — protein MRAWLLAVPLLVYLAVFLVYPMGEAVRLAFTDSVSGSFPSLASFRILADDRLFRDALVVNLLLPMVAVALEVVAGLGLALLLAERLPARRLLRAAVLLPFALPEIVFLTILRNVLTPRGYLNGAFAMVGVAPVDLLSPGTASSFVSVAFVDAWRTTPVVFLILLGALAALPAEIGQAARVDGASSWRRFWHVTLPLLRPALVAAILLRGLDALRLFAAPLVLTGVEGVPVLSTYAYHQWSDYGDDGAAAAASVVLALLCLLASAPLLRRRVTA, from the coding sequence ATGAGAGCATGGCTTCTCGCCGTCCCGCTGCTGGTCTATCTGGCCGTCTTCCTGGTCTATCCGATGGGTGAGGCGGTTCGCTTGGCCTTCACGGATTCGGTCTCGGGGAGCTTTCCGAGCCTCGCGAGCTTCCGCATCCTTGCAGACGACCGGCTCTTTCGGGACGCGCTCGTGGTCAATCTTCTCTTGCCGATGGTCGCGGTCGCGCTCGAGGTGGTCGCGGGCCTCGGCCTCGCGCTGCTTCTTGCGGAGCGTCTGCCGGCGCGCCGACTTCTCCGGGCCGCCGTGCTCCTTCCCTTTGCTCTGCCGGAGATCGTCTTCCTGACGATCTTGCGGAACGTTCTGACCCCGCGGGGCTATCTGAACGGGGCCTTCGCGATGGTGGGCGTCGCGCCTGTCGATCTCTTGTCACCCGGAACCGCGTCGAGTTTCGTTTCGGTTGCCTTCGTCGATGCCTGGAGGACCACGCCGGTCGTTTTTCTGATCTTGCTCGGCGCGCTCGCTGCGCTTCCTGCGGAGATCGGCCAGGCGGCCCGCGTCGACGGCGCATCGAGCTGGAGGCGGTTCTGGCACGTGACCCTTCCGCTTCTGCGACCGGCCCTCGTCGCCGCCATTCTGCTCCGGGGACTCGATGCGCTCCGGCTCTTCGCGGCACCGCTCGTCCTGACCGGGGTCGAAGGGGTGCCGGTGCTTTCGACCTACGCCTATCACCAATGGTCGGATTACGGGGACGACGGGGCGGCCGCGGCGGCGTCGGTCGTGCTGGCGCTCCTGTGTCTTCTCGCGAGCGCGCCGCTTCTGCGGCGGCGGGTGACGGCGTGA
- a CDS encoding extracellular solute-binding protein encodes MVVRGVLILAVGVLLVGCVRAPDSLTVAMALLPSELAPYRAILADFEKATGTRVVLVPQQYPDIRRALAAEAAAGEGTLDLVELDVYSLAPAASQVRLLAMDGLGTEVDALEPQTVRAGTIDGLRFLPHRVSWQALVYDHSVLGAPPATWEELLAVARAHPGKIGLKGALYEGLTCDVLPFVWAAGGSGADLGDAGAQKAFELFSALAPYLDPRSAVFKEATIAEAMARGELVLHLNWPFVMSLYASEDLAPERFRAAPLPLGPDGRATVLGGGYIAIPVNAPHADEALALARFLLAQKTQERFARELGWFSARRDIPFGGGSPLLAGYADMRSEVRPRPERADYPEISRQWQRAFRRVAFEGVAPERALREGQAALEANADARGSAE; translated from the coding sequence ATGGTGGTTCGGGGCGTATTGATCTTGGCGGTGGGGGTTCTCCTCGTCGGCTGCGTCCGTGCGCCGGACTCGTTGACCGTCGCCATGGCGCTCCTCCCGAGTGAGCTCGCGCCGTACCGGGCCATCCTCGCGGACTTTGAGAAGGCGACCGGGACGCGGGTCGTTCTCGTCCCGCAGCAGTATCCGGACATCCGGCGGGCGCTGGCCGCGGAGGCCGCGGCCGGGGAGGGGACTCTCGATCTAGTCGAGCTCGATGTCTACTCGCTCGCACCGGCCGCGAGCCAGGTGCGGCTGCTCGCCATGGACGGACTCGGCACGGAAGTGGACGCCCTCGAGCCTCAGACCGTGCGCGCCGGGACGATCGATGGACTGCGCTTCCTGCCACACCGCGTCTCCTGGCAGGCGCTCGTCTACGATCACTCCGTGCTCGGCGCGCCCCCCGCGACGTGGGAAGAACTCCTGGCGGTGGCGCGGGCGCATCCCGGGAAGATCGGGTTGAAGGGCGCCCTCTACGAGGGCCTTACGTGCGACGTCCTGCCGTTCGTCTGGGCCGCGGGGGGTTCCGGCGCCGATCTCGGCGACGCCGGCGCACAGAAGGCGTTCGAGCTCTTCTCGGCGCTCGCTCCGTACCTCGATCCGCGCAGCGCGGTGTTCAAGGAGGCGACGATCGCCGAGGCTATGGCGCGGGGGGAACTCGTGCTGCACCTGAATTGGCCGTTCGTGATGTCGCTGTACGCGAGTGAAGACCTCGCACCAGAGCGGTTTCGTGCGGCACCGCTGCCGCTGGGGCCGGACGGACGTGCCACCGTTCTCGGTGGCGGCTATATCGCGATTCCGGTCAACGCACCGCACGCGGACGAGGCCCTCGCGCTGGCTCGGTTCCTCCTCGCGCAAAAAACCCAGGAACGCTTCGCGCGAGAGTTGGGGTGGTTCTCGGCCCGGCGCGACATTCCATTCGGGGGTGGCTCGCCGCTTCTTGCCGGCTACGCCGACATGCGTTCCGAGGTTCGGCCTCGGCCTGAGCGCGCGGATTACCCGGAGATCAGTCGTCAGTGGCAACGCGCGTTTCGACGCGTTGCGTTCGAGGGTGTCGCACCGGAGCGCGCGCTGCGCGAAGGGCAGGCGGCCCTCGAAGCGAATGCCGACGCGCGGGGGAGTGCCGAATGA
- a CDS encoding alkylhydroperoxidase-related (seleno)protein gives MERFAYRGLAHPVRADIIAAQRAAWDMIAAAGCAWTGAQRVALATQAREARRQRRNPPWLRDGLPDAGDLLPAAAVEVARTIAADAHKIDRAWAEPKISELGDAAYVEIAALVATTCAIDTFAEALGVPCEPLPEPQAGEPDGVKNEQTVDAGAYVPLQDPWQGPNVGRALSLVPAQNAMFFGIVMTMYGGPQSFFEMVWEDGPLSRPQVELLAARVSSVNECFY, from the coding sequence GTGGAGCGGTTCGCTTACCGCGGTCTCGCGCATCCGGTGCGGGCAGACATCATTGCGGCGCAGCGTGCTGCGTGGGACATGATTGCCGCGGCAGGCTGCGCGTGGACCGGCGCCCAACGCGTCGCGCTCGCGACGCAGGCGCGCGAGGCCCGCCGTCAGCGTAGAAATCCACCGTGGCTGCGCGACGGCCTCCCCGACGCCGGCGATCTCCTGCCAGCGGCAGCGGTCGAGGTCGCGCGGACGATTGCCGCCGACGCACACAAGATCGATCGAGCGTGGGCCGAGCCAAAGATTTCGGAACTCGGCGATGCGGCGTACGTCGAGATCGCCGCGCTGGTCGCCACGACCTGCGCGATCGACACGTTTGCCGAGGCACTAGGCGTCCCCTGCGAGCCCCTCCCGGAACCGCAGGCCGGCGAACCCGACGGCGTAAAGAACGAACAGACCGTCGACGCGGGCGCGTACGTGCCGCTGCAGGACCCGTGGCAAGGACCAAACGTCGGGCGCGCGCTCAGTCTCGTGCCCGCGCAAAACGCGATGTTCTTCGGGATCGTCATGACGATGTACGGCGGCCCACAGAGCTTCTTCGAGATGGTGTGGGAAGACGGCCCCCTCAGCCGCCCGCAGGTCGAGCTCCTGGCCGCACGCGTCTCCTCCGTGAACGAGTGCTTCTATTGA
- a CDS encoding carbohydrate ABC transporter permease has protein sequence MKRQLLVGVAFAIATVNLLPLWLVVKQAVTPEGESFAWPPTWVPHEFTLANFGAAADAVPLGQGLALSLSVALATVVSALAIALPAAWLAARREKAGTRLDGVMVVARLFPTIAIAVPLAVIFVRFGLYNDPNGVGLWFAHTLLGLPFAFLILRAAFRGVPTELEDAALLDGASAWSSFLRVSLPLVRPSLGAAAMLVFLVSWDEFAYALLLQVTNRTLPPLLYYLSAFGYPGLSSAVAVLMLLPAVVILLLLEPALRSGVLAGSGR, from the coding sequence GTGAAGAGACAGCTCCTCGTCGGGGTCGCGTTCGCGATCGCCACGGTGAACCTCTTGCCGCTGTGGCTCGTCGTGAAGCAGGCCGTCACGCCGGAGGGGGAGAGCTTCGCGTGGCCGCCGACCTGGGTGCCGCACGAGTTCACGCTCGCAAACTTCGGCGCAGCGGCAGATGCTGTGCCGCTGGGGCAGGGGCTCGCTCTGAGCCTCTCGGTCGCTCTCGCCACCGTCGTCTCGGCGCTCGCGATCGCGTTGCCGGCCGCCTGGCTCGCGGCTCGCCGCGAGAAGGCCGGCACGAGACTCGATGGCGTGATGGTGGTCGCCCGCCTGTTCCCGACGATCGCCATCGCGGTGCCCTTGGCCGTGATCTTCGTGCGGTTCGGGCTCTACAACGACCCGAATGGCGTCGGGCTGTGGTTCGCCCACACGTTGCTGGGCCTTCCGTTCGCGTTCCTCATTCTCCGTGCGGCGTTTCGCGGTGTGCCGACTGAGTTGGAAGACGCGGCCCTCCTCGACGGAGCCAGCGCGTGGAGCTCTTTCCTTCGGGTCAGTCTGCCGCTCGTCCGCCCGTCTCTTGGGGCGGCGGCGATGTTGGTTTTCCTCGTCTCGTGGGACGAGTTCGCGTACGCGCTTCTCCTGCAGGTGACCAATCGGACGTTGCCTCCGTTGCTCTACTACCTGTCGGCCTTCGGCTATCCGGGGCTGTCCAGCGCGGTTGCGGTTCTGATGTTGCTGCCGGCCGTGGTGATCCTGCTCTTGCTCGAGCCAGCTCTCCGTTCGGGAGTGTTGGCAGGAAGTGGTCGCTGA
- a CDS encoding ATP-binding cassette domain-containing protein: MARARIEGLTKRYGDAVVLDDFSLDIADGELVVVVGPSGCGKSTLLRLLAGLDEQSAGEIHLGDRRVDGLAPQHRDVAMVFQNYALYPHMTVRGNVEFPLRMRGVGKRERRVRAEEVAELLEIGEFLDRRPAALSGGQRQRVALARALVREPDLFLLDEPLSNLDARLRTDVRQHIRDLQRRLGVTTLYVTHDQTEAMTLGHRVVVLDHGRTQMVAPPLVAYERPENAFVAGFLGAPAMNLVPGRVDGGTLRLGEQSLELPAALAEVLATGVVTVGVRPEAFGPSVDGSPDVLAQPKPATVEALGSETLLAATLADRDIAIRLPGNVETAAESFSAPIDALHFFSPVDGRRLAP; the protein is encoded by the coding sequence ATGGCACGCGCGCGAATCGAGGGTCTCACGAAACGCTACGGTGATGCCGTCGTTTTGGACGACTTCTCGCTCGACATCGCAGACGGCGAACTCGTCGTGGTCGTGGGGCCGTCGGGTTGCGGGAAATCCACGCTACTACGTCTCCTCGCCGGCCTCGATGAGCAGAGTGCCGGAGAGATCCATCTCGGCGATCGGCGGGTCGATGGGCTCGCGCCACAGCACCGCGACGTGGCCATGGTCTTCCAGAACTACGCGCTCTATCCGCACATGACTGTTCGCGGGAACGTGGAGTTTCCCCTGCGGATGCGGGGAGTGGGGAAGCGGGAGCGTCGGGTGCGCGCCGAGGAGGTCGCCGAACTCCTCGAGATCGGCGAATTCCTGGACCGAAGGCCCGCAGCGTTGTCCGGGGGCCAGCGGCAGCGGGTCGCGCTGGCGCGCGCGCTGGTCCGCGAGCCGGACCTTTTTCTGCTCGACGAGCCGCTGTCGAATCTCGACGCGCGCTTGCGCACAGACGTTCGCCAGCACATCCGGGATCTCCAGCGTCGGCTCGGCGTTACCACTCTCTACGTGACGCACGACCAGACCGAGGCGATGACGCTGGGGCATCGGGTCGTGGTCCTCGATCACGGCCGGACGCAGATGGTGGCGCCTCCGCTAGTCGCGTACGAGCGGCCCGAGAACGCGTTCGTCGCGGGATTTCTCGGGGCGCCGGCCATGAACCTCGTTCCCGGTCGGGTCGATGGCGGCACTCTTCGGTTGGGCGAGCAGAGCCTCGAGTTGCCGGCGGCGCTTGCCGAGGTACTCGCGACCGGCGTTGTCACCGTGGGCGTTCGACCGGAGGCGTTCGGGCCGAGCGTCGACGGCAGCCCCGACGTGCTCGCGCAGCCCAAGCCCGCGACGGTCGAGGCCCTCGGGAGTGAGACGCTTCTCGCGGCTACGCTCGCGGACCGGGACATCGCGATCCGTCTCCCCGGGAATGTGGAGACGGCCGCGGAGTCGTTTTCAGCTCCCATCGACGCGCTGCACTTCTTCTCTCCGGTGGATGGACGGCGGCTCGCGCCGTGA